A region of Theileria annulata chromosome 2, complete sequence, *** SEQUENCING IN PROGRESS *** DNA encodes the following proteins:
- a CDS encoding 40S ribosomal subunit protein S6, putative (chr2.cand.266 - 40s ribosomal subunit protein s6) — protein MKLNLANPFTGMQKTMEIDDEKKLLPFFERRMGTEVPGDSIGDEFKGYVFKISGGNDKQGFPMMQGVLTPTRVRLLFKKGMKCYRPRRKGEMKRKSVRGCVVSSQLSILNLVLVKKGPQEVPGLTDQEAPRRLGPKRASKIRKLFNLGPNDDVRKFVVRRKIEGRNKTKAPKIQRLVTAQRLQRKRRLLKQAKEKAKRNKEVLREYRKLMHEYRSKNK, from the coding sequence ATGAAGTTAAATTTAGCAAATCCCTTCACGGGGATGCAGAAGACAATGGAAATCGACGACGAGAAGAAATTACTCCCGTTCTTCGAAAGGCGTATGGGAACAGAAGTACCAGGCGATAGCATCGGCGATGAATTCAAAGGATATGTATTCAAAATTTCTGGGGGGAATGACAAACAAGGTTTTCCAATGATGCAAGGTGTCCTCACTCCAACAAGAGTCCGCCTTCTATTTAAAAAAGGAATGAAGTGCTATAGACCAAGAAGGAAAGGAGAAATGAAGAGAAAATCAGTACGTGGATGCGTAGTTAGCTCACAACTCTCAATTCTAAACCTAGTACTTGTTAAGAAGGGACCTCAGGAAGTACCAGGACTTACTGACCAAGAAGCACCAAGAAGACTCGGACCAAAACGTGCCAGCAAAATCCGTAAATTGTTCAACTTGGGACCAAATGATGATGTTAGGAAGTTTGTAGTTAGACGTAAGATAGAAGGCAGAAACAAGACAAAAGCTCCAAAGATCCAAAGATTAGTGACTGCCCAGAGACTTCAAAGGAAAAGAAGACTACTCAAACAAGCCAAAGAAAAAGCAAAGAGGAACAAGGAAGTATTGAGAGAATATAGAAAGCTGATGCATGAATATCGCTCCAAAAATAAGTGA
- a CDS encoding vacuolar ATP synthase subunit d, putative (chr2.cand.267 - vacuolar ATP synthase subunit d), whose product MSSLSVLLIPSRMNLQNLKQRRHNAHLGYSLLKRKSDALTSKFHRLLRATVQGKERLVEGLKDATYSLANAVWSAEDFKSLVIESVGRPSVTLKLRGENIAGVLLPVFSLHTDPTVDLFANLSLSSGGSAIQSVKTTHLAALDILVELASLQISFIILNEEIRMTNRRINALDNVLIPSIDRNLEYIRRELDEMEREEFYRLKMIKKHKEREESEKETEPRQYQSFFDPVDDDIVV is encoded by the exons ATGTCGAGTTTGTCAGTGTTACTCATTCCCTCGAGAAT GAATCTGCAAAATCTAAAGCAGAGACGACATAACGCTCACCTGGGTTATTCACTCCTCAAAAGGAAAAGCGATGCCCTTACATCAAAGTTCCATAGACTCCTAAGAGCAACTGTTCAA GGTAAAGAGAGACTAGTTGAGGGCCTGAAGGATGCTACCTACTCACTTGCAAACGCAGTATGGTCTGCTGAAGACTTTAAAAGCCTAGTGATAGAGTCGGTGGGACGACCGTCAGTTACCCTTAAGCTAAGAGGAGAGAATATTGCAGGGGTTTTGCTTCCAGTCTTTTCACTTCATACGGATCCTACAGTTGACC TGTTTGCAAACCTGAGTTTGAGTTCTGGAGGAAGTGCAATTCAGTCTGTTAAAACCACACACTTGGCTGCCTTGGATATTTTAGTAGAACTAGCATCACTTCAA aTATCATTTATCATATTGAACGAGGAAATCAGAATGACGAACAGGAGAATCAACGCACTGGATAAT GTATTAATACCAAGCATTGACCGCAACTTGGAGTATATTAGAAGAGAACTGGATGAGATGGAAAGAGAAGAATTTTATAG attaaaGATGATAAAGAAGCATAAAGAAAGAGAAGAAAGCGAGAAGGAAACAGAGCCTCGCCAGTACCAGTCATTTTTCGACCCAGTAGATGACGATATCGTAGTctaa
- a CDS encoding uncharacterized protein (chr2.cand.268 - hypothetical protein) has translation MNSSSGCLFKIKWTNFLGHKVPYLLQNNDGECPLICFVNVLLLRRRLELSKDLNVISFKSLCSYISSLLPHASPEWVASVLDTLRGGLLFNCKFDSTRAFIDSDPEQLFLSFDIPIKHGWIPDPIVYGPITNLNYDQLLEMLAVFQSEQECSSFGESKLESSLEDSKLDDKTEKNLEDDDKVGNNLENEHEEDSKLDEETKLEQDLKNLKLTNTDEEGKTEPVVEEQLNNVKSEVDEEKVNNTTEEKKEDKGGNKSELDDYVANLAMEFLETYATQITEYGMRVLKEEIPEGSLVALYRNNHFLVATCNKGQLFTLVTDSAFYEHRCVWESLENCEYFDENFQHYVQTSREVKPKKVKFIDKVKRVFRRKQRN, from the exons ATGAACAGTTCTTCTGGATgtctttttaaaataaagtgGACGAACTTCCTGGGCCATAAAGTGCCGTATCTTCTGCAGAACAATGACGGAGAGTGCCCACTAATCTGTTTCGTCAATGTGTTGCTGTTGAGGCGAAGGTTGGAACTGTCTAAAGACCTTAACGTTATTTCATTTAAGAGCCTTTGCTCCTACATTTCATCACTACTTCCACACGCTAGTCCCGAATGG gtAGCATCAGTATTAGATACCCTAAGGGGTGGGCTTTTGTTTAACTGCAAGTTTGATTCTACCAGGGCGTTTATAGATTCCGATCCAGAGCAGTTATTTCTATCTTTCGACATTCCAATTAAGCACGGATGGATTCCAGACCCTATAGTTTACGGACCTATAACTAACTTGAATTATGACCAACTCCTAGAAATGCTCGCAGTTTTTCAAAGCGAGCAGGAATGTTCCAGTTTTGGGGAATCTAAACTTGAATCTAGTCTTGAAGATTCTAAACTTGATGATAAAACAGAGAAGAATCTAGAAGATGATGATAAAGTAGGGAATAATCTAGAAAATGAACATGAAGAAGATTCCAAGTTAGATGAAGAAACTAAATTAGAGcaagatttaaaaaatttgaaacTCACAAATACAGATGAGGAAGGTAAAACGGAACCAGTTGTAGAGGAACAGTTGAATAATGTAAAATCTGAAGTAGATGAAGAAAAGGTAAATAATACGACAGAGGAGAAAAAAGAAGATAAGGGTGGGAATAAATCAGAGTTAGATGATTATGTAGCTAATTTAGCCATGGAATTCTTGGAAACATACGCTACCCAGATCACAGAGTATGGAATGAGAGTGTTAAAAGAGGAAATTCCAGAGGGTTCGCTGGTGGCGCTCTATCGCAACAACCATTTTCTAGTAGCAACATGTAATAAAGGACAATTATTCACACTGGTAACAGACTCGGCGTTCTATGAGCATCGATGCGTCTGGGAATCACTGGAGAACTGTGAGTATTTCGACGAAAATTTTCAACATTACGTCCAAACTTCAAGAGAAGTGAAACCCAAAAAGGTCAAATTCATTGATAAAGTTAAAAGAGTATTCAGAAGAAAACAAaggaattaa
- a CDS encoding uncharacterized protein (chr2.C.cand.255 - hypothetical protein), with protein sequence MLLLSKILTNWLKLPDFSCLNSNRPLFLYLYSKSNLLNSDFSEIFSKDNKIVDSLEKQGIECYSEDISSIPCKLIDKFEVTTVPSILGIRNGSKVGQIVKGSGLESFLALSNRLKNEENPTESELVTNLKDLISHGNPKDIRVNISFIKNNFVRELEVNPNLFRLFSQGSILSHNNNEYSLETLKSDLSTLDSFLNQVEDSKSSYIITGKLITQIPPEMELLVDKYYSLLSGFKRLSAITRGLKKVYLLKVKILELISVKYFIEKNMEKSVKFALDSYKLNVDLLQRDMITLDEFHSCETKEVLESLLFLLDPYDLSSLETRAELENILGPRLLNEIPVSKRPLGGVTKKRRGFGGRYIWQGIHYRPKRYKPKNLKQYLNEWRCVHDSNPPSFN encoded by the coding sequence atgttattattatctaaaattttaaccaACTGGCTAAAACTCCCTGACTTTTCATGCTTGAACTCAAATCGTCCACTGTTTCTATACTTGTACTCCAAGTCTAACCTTTTGAACTCAGATTTCTCTGAAATATTCTCAAAGGATAATAAAATAGTGGATTCCCTAGAGAAGCAGGGCATTGAATGTTATTCCGAGGATATCTCCAGCATACCCTGTAAACTAATCGATAAGTTTGAAGTTACAACAGTTCCATCGATTTTGGGTATTCGGAATGGCTCTAAGGTAGGCCAGATAGTTAAAGGCTCAGGCTTAGAGTCGTTTCTCGCACTCAGTAATAGGTTAAAAAACGAAGAAAACCCAACTGAAAGTGAATTAGTAACGAACCTGAAGGACCTGATATCACACGGGAACCCAAAGGATATCCGTGTTAACATTTCCTTTATAAAAAACAACTTTGTGAGAGAACTCGAGGTGAATCCTAACCTGTTCAGATTATTTTCACAGGGCTCAATACTATCACATAACAATAATGAATATTCCCTGGAGACTTTAAAGTCAGATCTATCTACTCTTGACAGTTTTCTCAACCAAGTAGAAGATTCTAAATCGTCCTATATCATTACAGGCAAATTGATTACACAGATACCACCTGAAATGGAGCTATTGGTTgacaaatattattcacTATTAAGTGGTTTTAAGAGATTAAGTGCTATTACACGTGGGTTAAAAAAGGTTTATTTGCTAAAAGTTAAGATCCTGGAGCTGATTTCAGTAAAGTATTTcattgaaaaaaatatggAGAAATCCGTCAAATTTGCCCTGGATTCGTATAAGTTGAACGTTGATCTGCTCCAACGTGATATGATAACACTGGACGAGTTCCATTCTTGTGAAACAAAGGAGGTTTTGGAGTCACTGCTTTTCCTGCTGGATCCTTATGACCTCTCTTCTTTAGAAACAAGAGCCGAACTTGAAAATATACTAGGCCCAAGGCTCCTGAATGAAATCCCAGTTAGTAAGAGGCCACTAGGTGGAGTTACAAAGAAACGACGTGGATTTGGAGGAAGGTATATTTGGCAAGGGATACACTACAGACCTAAACGATACAAGCCTAAAAACTTAAAACAATACCTTAACGAGTGGAGATGTGTACATGATTCAAACCCACCATCATTTAACtga
- a CDS encoding uncharacterized protein (One 3-prime exon possible): MTLTPTLLWAQTKDDLYLTVELSKPSDLKVDLTDEAFKFYAKKDGNVYEFDFKFFKPVKSSDYKTKDQRFLEFKVPKSEPESWTTLNSCGKKHYIKCNWDKWYLFLHIFSD, encoded by the exons ATGAC ACTAACACCAACTCTTTTGTGGGCTCAGACTAAGGATGACCTTTATTTGACCGTAGAGTTATCAAAACCCTCAGATTTGAAAGTTGACTTGACAGACGAAGCTTTCAAGTTCTATGCAAAGAAGGACGGCAACGTTTACGAGTTCGACTTCAAATTTTTCAAGCCAGTCAAGTCAAGCGACTACAAGACAAAGGATCAAAGATTTCTTGAATTCAAGGTACCAAAGTCAGAACCAGAATCATGGACCACCCTCAACTCCTGTGGAAAGAAACATTACATCAAATGCAACTGGGACAAATGGTATTTATTCTTACATATTTTTTCTGATTAG
- a CDS encoding DNAJ-like sec63 homologue, putative (chr2.cand.269 - DNAJ-like sec63 homologue;~Apicoplast targetting peptide predicted by the PlasmoAP tool;~3 probable transmembrane helices predicted for TA13480 by TMHMM2.0 at aa 23-45, 103-125 and 225-247;~Signal anchor predicted for TA13480 by SignalP 2.0 HMM (Signal peptide probability 0.000, signal anchor probability 0.891) with cleavage site probability 0.000 between residues 44 and 45) produces the protein MSQFRDTFTRGSKKDSVLSYDDFASRIFTSGFILCFLIPITIYLLKKWLSWKRPKLPAKLRLSDVHIESKKHPCVKCECSFCKTRRAEESKKSLKFTDHFTFSRLFQLIILATFWWIVIYLISGINPDDNIKRFDPFELLGLSTDASKKDIQKAYRHLSLKYHPDRNPNDPEMSAHFVLITKAYRTLTNEVSRMNYAKYGNPDGPGMMKIGIGLPRFLVDENNQIVILSLFFLLLLIVAPSLFLWYYRTQKNITASGIQLETLQLIYYSLNENTRHKSLPEVYSCSSELSSIPYHSSEETELRKYFHVLSDYKRKNISSETFRNFLLLMCHLNRVEDLSPKLKRSLNEVLKYSMLITHCMIDVALSKSWLITFRSVIDFRRGILQGLLTRSESFYQIPHFTEYEINHVGRGKTSSKNIEQYVKTDFKTKKGLNNLTESQKQDVEEFCKYFPSVTLEVKVYVEDEDEIYEGDLVTVEVKLRRNNLKDKELIGPIHAPFFPYVKYEQYYILLTFPLNLNKDKDSTNHVHTNESKVNGVVTLDTVDEVKSNDWENNLLLNFSMTSSREAEIVEKMQILAEKVGQNTVCVTAINDSYFGAEFSVLKKFYVNPLNMQKRYEAFKIHPEDMKLDEDVNPITKMIGELLTAESSDEEEVEYIE, from the exons ATGTCTCAGTTCAGAGATACATTTACACGTGGGAGTAAGAAGGACTCCGTCCTTTCCTACGACGATTTCGCATCGAGAATATTCACTAGCGGTTTCATACTGTGTTTTCTGATACCAATTACAATTTATCTACTTAAAAAGTGGCTTTCCTGGAAAAGACCGAAGCTTCCGGCGAAATTGCGCCTGTCTGATGTACATATAGAAAGCAAGAAGCATCCTTGCGTCAAATGTGAGTGCTCATTCTGTAAAACCAGAAGAGCAGAAGAATCCAAAAAATCCCTCAAATTCACAGACcattttacattttcccgattatttcaattaataattctagCCACATTTTGGTGGATCGtgatttatttgatttccg gaATTAATCCagatgataatattaaaagatttGACCCGTTTGAGCTGCTGGGTCTGTCAACGGACGCGTCCAAGAAGGACATACAAAAGGCATACCGCCATCTCTCACTCAAATATCACCCAGATCGAAACCCCAATGACCCCGAAATGTCAGCACATTTTGTGTTGATCACTAAGGCATATAGGACACTAACAAACGAg GTGTCCCGAATGAACTATGCAAAGTATGGGAATCCAGATGGGCCGGGGATGATGAAGATTGGAATAGGGCTTCCAAG GTTCCTGGTGGACGAGAATAACCAGATTGTCATATTATCCTTATTTTTCCTTCTGTTACTAATAGTTGCACCGTCACTATTTTTATGGTATTATCGCACCcaaaaaaatataacag cGTCTGGGATCCAGTTGGAGACGTTGCAGCTTATATACTATTCGCTGAATGAAAACACTAGACACAAGAGTCTGCCGGAAGTTTACTCGTGCTCGTCAGAGTTGTCTAGTATCCCATACCATTCCAGCGAGGAAACGGAGCTCCGTAAATATTTCCACGTTCTGAGTGATTATAAGCGAAAGAACATCTCGTCAGAAACGTTTAGAAACTTTTTGCTACTCATGTGCCACCTTAACAGGGTTGAAGATTTGTCACCCAAGCTAAAAAGGTCATTAAACGAAGTGCTAAAATATAGCATGTTGATCACTCACTGCATGATCGACGTGGCACTCTCCAAGAGCTGGCTCATAACATTTAGGTCAGTGATAGACTTTAGAAGAGGAATTCTGCAAGGACTGTTGACGAGATCGGAATCCTTTTACCAGATCCCACACTTCACAGAATACGAAATCAACCACGTGGGAAGAGGTAAAACGAGTTCGAAGAACATTGAGCAGTATGTGAAAACAGATTTTAAAACCAAAAAGGGTCTGAATAACTTGACAGAATCACAGAAACAAGACGTCGAAGAGTTTTGCAAATACTTCCCAAGCGTAACACTGGAAGTCAAAGTGTACGTTGAAGACGAGGATGAAATTTATGAAGGGGATCTGGTGACTGTTGAAGTGAAGCTGAGAAGAAACAATTTGAAGGATAAGGAGTTGATTGGACCAATACACGCACCGTTTTTCCCATACGTAAAGTACGAACAGTACTACATCCTGTTAACCTTCCCATTGAACCTGAACAAGGATAAAGATAGCACTAACCACGTGCATACAAACGAGTCTAAAGTAAATGGAGTTGTTACTTTAGACACTGTAGATGAGGTCAAGAGTAACGATTGGGAAAATAACTTGCTCTTGAACTTCTCCATGACATCAAGCCGTGAGGCGGAAATTGTAGAAAAAATGCAGATTTTAGCTGAGAAGGTAGGACAAAACACCGTTTGTGTCACCGCGATCAACGACTCGTACTTTGGAGCCGAATTTTCAGTTCTCAAGAAGTTCTACGTTAACCCGCTCAACATGCAGAAGAGGTACGAAGCATTTAAAATCCACCCCGAAGATATGAAACTCGATGAAGATGTTAACCCAATCACCAAGATGATTGGAGAGCTACTCACAGCTGAATCTTCCGATGAAGAAGAAGTTGAATATATAGAATAA
- a CDS encoding uncharacterized protein (chr2.cand.270 - hypothetical protein), producing MKSVDEKDVKSSIRNKIIEKIQKNAEERRENAVDNSVELSKSEYSDVNEVLKANKILESKYNETFESLTKVREIVLQLSDQILDKEFRITQLEKKLHESEKKIKNHREDLRAYDDKFKELWARAKEEKEVLENQIKRLCEIIKGKDSEILLLSTENSRLTTEVRDYKKKNKELLGQLDLTCDSLSLIIKETSEREKMLNSLEEELKRKQVERQGLYLNEINRNKKLYINIKVKENMMSQIIKEKNNQINALSSEIKVLREKLDRISNTFSELSGSNPKQNKTLAITNDKIQCTVSSPCNMKMVNGTAKIII from the coding sequence atgaaGTCTGTGGATGAAAAGGATGTAAAGTCGTCGATCAGGaacaaaataatagaaaaaatacaaaaaaaCGCAGAGGAAAGAAGAGAAAATGCCGTTGATAACAGTGTGGAGTTGAGTAAGTCGGAGTATAGTGACGTGAATGAAGTTTTAAAGGCCAACAAAATATTAGAGTCGAAGTATAACGAAACCTTTGAGTCTTTAACGAAGGTTAGGGAAATAGTGCTGCAGTTATCGGATCAAATTCTTGATAAGGAATTCAGAATAACACAGCTGGAGAAGAAGCTCCACGAGTCTGAAAAGAAGATAAAGAATCATCGAGAGGATTTGAGGGCCTATGACGATAAGTTTAAGGAACTGTGGGCAAGAGCTAAAGAGGAGAAGGAAGTTCTCGAGAACCAAATTAAGCGGCTGTGTGAGATTATAAAGGGAAAAGACTCTGAGATCTTGTTACTCTCCACTGAGAACTCGAGGCTTACAACGGAGGTGAGGGATTACAAGAAAAAGAATAAGGAATTGTTGGGTCAGTTGGACTTGACGTGCGATAGCTTAAGCCTTATTATAAAGGAGACTAGTGAGAGGGAGAAGATGCTGAACAGTTTAGAGGAGGAGTTGAAGAGGAAGCAGGTTGAGAGGCAGGGCCTTTATCTAAACGAGATAAACAGGAACAAGAAGCTCTATATAAACATAAAGGTGAAGGAGAACATGATGTCTCAGATTATCAAGGAAAAGAATAACCAGATAAACGCCCTATCAAGTGAGATTAAGGTTTTGAGGGAAAAGCTGGACAGGATTTCCAACACTTTCAGTGAACTTTCAGGTTCAAATCCCAAACAAAATAAAACGCTGGCGATCACGAATGACAAGATTCAGTGCACGGTTTCATCGCCTTGTAATATGAAGATGGTCAATGGAACCGCTAAGATTATCATATAA